The proteins below come from a single Dinghuibacter silviterrae genomic window:
- a CDS encoding RagB/SusD family nutrient uptake outer membrane protein: MKKILIVVFLLTACRKLDIPPINIIQDSDIFTSSQGIQAYMARLYSELPMEDFRYSPARGINFFWIISPTPATTGEALSRDQTGAMQENFGGWNWDIWGGSYTTIRDCDYFIQTLPTYASNFSSAQVSQWLGEAYFIRGMTYFGLVKRFGGIPLVNKVLSYVPGESTDSLQIPRSSEKACWDQVDADFTYAINNLPAVNSDDADGSRANKYVAEAFESRAMLYAGSTAEYNTVTLFDNAHNQLCGMPATDAAPYFQKAYAAAQTLDGVYSLYLTSWSATDPNAQYQNFVNLFSDATSKENIFVREYQYPNSVHGYDAYNVPRQLIGPNGYSAEVNPTLNFVEMFGGLPKNPDGTLQTLDASGHYLLYNNTMDLFATAEPRLRGTVILPGDQFKGQNIEIRRGIYTGSSAGGIPPLLPAGSRAQYPTAQLVTSSTATQTPYSLPNSTLMNPAGLSGIFTGDQTCAISGFSVRKWLNPNLPTAQVLENNETQTWIEMRYAEVLLNRAEAAMELYNAQGGANYLTDAMNDVNLIRARAGATTWTTVGTTPMDTVRYERRKELAFENKTYWDLKRWRIFAKEQNGTIYRILMPFYSSTAGKYFFDARTDERNDVYTYDPRWYYEQLPGGAISKSTNVIQNPGY; this comes from the coding sequence ATGAAAAAAATTCTTATAGTCGTTTTTCTTTTAACCGCCTGCCGGAAACTGGATATCCCTCCCATCAACATCATCCAGGACAGCGACATCTTTACCTCCAGCCAGGGCATCCAGGCCTATATGGCCCGTTTGTACAGCGAGCTCCCCATGGAGGACTTTCGCTATTCGCCCGCCCGGGGGATCAACTTCTTTTGGATCATCAGCCCTACGCCGGCCACCACGGGTGAGGCCCTGAGCCGTGACCAGACGGGTGCCATGCAGGAAAATTTCGGGGGCTGGAACTGGGACATCTGGGGCGGCTCCTATACCACCATCCGGGATTGTGACTATTTCATCCAGACCCTGCCCACTTATGCCAGTAACTTTTCCTCCGCCCAGGTCAGCCAGTGGCTGGGCGAGGCGTACTTTATCCGGGGGATGACGTATTTCGGGCTGGTCAAGCGTTTTGGCGGCATACCCCTGGTCAACAAGGTGCTCAGCTACGTACCGGGTGAAAGCACCGACAGCCTGCAAATCCCCCGGTCCTCCGAAAAAGCCTGCTGGGACCAGGTTGACGCGGACTTTACGTATGCCATCAACAACCTGCCCGCCGTCAACAGCGACGACGCCGACGGCAGCCGGGCGAACAAATACGTAGCCGAAGCCTTCGAATCCAGGGCCATGCTGTACGCCGGTTCCACCGCGGAATACAATACGGTCACGCTTTTTGACAATGCCCACAACCAGCTCTGCGGCATGCCCGCCACCGACGCGGCGCCGTATTTTCAAAAAGCCTACGCCGCCGCCCAAACGCTCGACGGGGTCTACAGCCTCTACCTGACGTCCTGGTCCGCCACCGACCCCAACGCCCAGTACCAGAACTTCGTCAATCTTTTTTCCGACGCCACCAGCAAGGAAAATATTTTTGTCCGGGAATACCAGTACCCCAATTCCGTCCATGGCTATGACGCGTATAACGTTCCCCGGCAACTCATCGGCCCCAACGGGTACTCGGCCGAAGTCAACCCCACCCTGAACTTCGTGGAGATGTTCGGCGGGCTTCCCAAAAACCCGGACGGAACCCTGCAAACCCTGGATGCCTCGGGGCACTACCTGCTTTACAACAACACGATGGACCTCTTCGCCACCGCCGAACCCCGGTTAAGGGGCACCGTTATCCTTCCAGGAGACCAGTTCAAAGGCCAAAACATCGAGATCCGCCGCGGGATCTATACCGGTTCGTCGGCCGGGGGTATCCCCCCGCTCCTGCCCGCCGGGTCAAGGGCGCAATACCCCACCGCCCAGCTCGTCACCTCGTCCACGGCCACCCAGACGCCCTATTCATTGCCCAACAGCACGCTCATGAACCCCGCCGGGTTAAGCGGTATTTTCACCGGCGACCAGACGTGCGCGATTTCCGGTTTTTCCGTCCGGAAATGGCTCAACCCCAACCTGCCCACTGCCCAGGTCCTCGAAAACAACGAGACCCAGACCTGGATTGAAATGCGGTATGCAGAGGTACTGCTCAACCGCGCCGAGGCCGCGATGGAACTGTACAACGCCCAGGGCGGTGCGAACTACCTCACTGACGCCATGAACGACGTCAACCTCATCCGCGCCCGCGCCGGGGCCACTACCTGGACCACGGTGGGGACCACTCCCATGGACACCGTCCGTTACGAACGCCGCAAGGAACTTGCCTTTGAGAACAAGACCTACTGGGACCTCAAACGCTGGCGGATTTTCGCCAAAGAGCAAAACGGGACCATCTACCGGATCCTGATGCCCTTTTATTCCTCCACCGCGGGTAAGTACTTTTTCGACGCCCGTACCGATGAACGGAACGACGTCTACACCTACGATCCCCGGTGGTACTATGAGCAATTGCCCGGGGGGGCTATTTCGAAGAGTACGAATGTTATTCAAAATCCAGGTTATTAA
- a CDS encoding DUF3823 domain-containing protein codes for MKRYYIVALLFCAACNKIDNYPAPSCTIAGSTIDEVTGQTVQTEAGGGGTRVKLLETSYSSNPVPQYFQSMQSGVFNDTKIFAATYNVSVEGPFVPLVQTDANGNVTSDSSQNIVLKSIDSLHFRVQPYLRITWVGQPVLNPDTTVTVQFIVTRGTNNPNYQQDITDINLYVSNTQYDGNYNYDPRYSKLNSYSGSTGTALLGQVITLTTIGGALPAQDVYFRVGARINAGLDEYNYNAPVSVTYP; via the coding sequence ATGAAACGCTACTATATCGTTGCTCTGCTCTTTTGTGCCGCCTGCAACAAGATCGACAACTATCCCGCGCCCTCCTGCACCATCGCCGGGAGCACTATCGACGAGGTCACCGGCCAAACCGTACAAACCGAAGCCGGCGGGGGCGGCACCCGGGTAAAGCTCCTGGAGACCAGCTACAGCAGCAACCCGGTCCCCCAATACTTCCAGTCCATGCAAAGCGGCGTCTTTAACGATACCAAGATTTTTGCGGCGACCTATAATGTATCGGTCGAAGGCCCCTTCGTGCCCCTCGTCCAAACCGATGCCAATGGCAACGTGACCTCCGATTCCAGCCAGAACATCGTCCTGAAGAGCATTGACAGCCTTCACTTCCGCGTCCAGCCCTACCTGCGGATCACCTGGGTGGGACAACCGGTCCTCAACCCCGATACCACGGTAACCGTACAGTTCATCGTCACCCGGGGAACCAACAACCCCAACTACCAACAGGACATCACCGACATCAACCTGTATGTCAGCAACACCCAGTACGACGGTAACTACAACTACGATCCCCGCTACTCCAAGCTCAACTCCTATTCCGGTTCCACCGGCACCGCCCTCCTGGGGCAGGTCATCACCCTCACGACCATCGGCGGGGCGCTGCCCGCGCAGGATGTGTACTTCCGGGTGGGGGCGCGCATCAATGCGGGGCTTGATGAGTATAACTATAATGCGCCGGTGTCGGTGACGTATCCGTAA
- a CDS encoding right-handed parallel beta-helix repeat-containing protein: MKAHLIAALALLPVVHVRAQNNPVWQLRKDPPNCQTAFTIPFTTPKGDRVLSADSRKSTAEWNSCLIIPAGLMKAGKEYTITIDYEVVDRSGPDNYFYVFVRCDRLGIGADQWRRWNDDPGTVGTTKLRVSALQTSDFYIVMGIHRQAAVRIRDMRVEQGNGWVSVPLTGASPSAGAAPPPLPTGAQDFKVDPPKNPTGPVLNLADFGAVADGNAPPAAGPDRNLAAFKAALQKCREVKASKLIVPKGVYRITSGQTIHFDSLQDFVFDGGGATFLFHLIKGGHGMVINHCHRVVMSHFNMDWDWSIDPLASVGRVTKVDSKGAFFEMRFDSAAPLDPKRWLSMNPLDEKLRVPGPGQEFGDFGPKKIDKLDDRTVRVWPNWPVPAKAGQLYLLRHYNYDKMAIILGSNTQLSLQGVNIFSFPGEGFVGGGDMDHVELLRCNITFPPGQRRPITTTADGFHIDQSQGFIRLEGCDFGYMGDDCVNIHDNVHSGVQRVDAHTLIAVNLVPWRCPFTPGDRVEIRNADYSPTGFTGKLTAVTPDYKKSTVTLVFSDPLPAHIVSDAILFNHRYGSNNVIIRNCYFHENRARGVLCNTADWLVEGNRFYHNQHSAMLLIADVGSSWSEGFGARNVIIRNNRFDSSNCIGAGDGAAVSIGADCNGSPTYYPFLSGILFDNNIFQEMTGPAVEAAAFTNLVFRGNQVINKEKAPTIEKMRGAIKVEHGNGVWINNNVWTTQRGIEAPGLYVDPGTTQLIVSGGNRLQ, encoded by the coding sequence ATGAAAGCCCACCTGATCGCCGCCCTGGCGCTGCTGCCGGTCGTACATGTCCGTGCGCAAAACAATCCCGTCTGGCAACTCCGGAAAGATCCGCCCAACTGCCAGACGGCATTCACGATCCCTTTTACAACGCCGAAAGGCGACCGCGTGTTGAGCGCCGATAGCCGCAAAAGCACCGCCGAGTGGAATTCCTGCCTGATCATACCGGCGGGGCTGATGAAGGCGGGCAAGGAATATACGATCACGATCGACTACGAGGTGGTGGATCGAAGCGGACCGGACAACTACTTCTACGTCTTTGTGCGCTGCGACCGGCTGGGCATCGGCGCGGATCAATGGCGCCGCTGGAATGACGACCCGGGGACCGTGGGTACGACAAAGCTCCGGGTGTCCGCCCTACAGACCTCGGACTTTTACATCGTGATGGGAATCCACCGGCAGGCGGCCGTCCGGATCAGGGATATGCGGGTGGAGCAGGGGAATGGGTGGGTCTCCGTGCCCCTAACGGGGGCTTCGCCCAGCGCGGGCGCGGCACCGCCGCCGCTGCCCACGGGCGCCCAAGACTTCAAAGTCGACCCGCCCAAAAATCCAACGGGCCCGGTCCTGAACCTCGCCGACTTTGGCGCCGTGGCCGACGGCAATGCCCCGCCGGCAGCGGGCCCCGACCGGAACCTGGCCGCCTTCAAGGCGGCGCTGCAAAAGTGCCGCGAAGTAAAGGCCTCCAAACTGATCGTGCCCAAGGGCGTGTACCGGATCACGTCGGGGCAGACCATCCACTTTGACTCCTTACAGGATTTTGTGTTTGACGGGGGTGGGGCTACTTTTCTTTTCCATCTGATCAAAGGGGGGCATGGGATGGTAATCAACCATTGCCACCGGGTAGTGATGAGCCATTTCAATATGGACTGGGACTGGTCGATCGATCCGCTGGCATCGGTGGGGCGGGTGACGAAGGTGGACAGTAAGGGCGCTTTTTTCGAGATGCGGTTTGACAGCGCGGCGCCGCTGGATCCGAAACGCTGGCTGTCGATGAATCCACTGGATGAAAAATTGCGCGTTCCGGGACCGGGGCAGGAGTTTGGGGATTTCGGACCCAAAAAGATCGACAAGCTGGACGACCGGACGGTCCGCGTCTGGCCGAACTGGCCGGTGCCGGCAAAGGCGGGGCAACTGTACCTGCTGCGGCATTACAACTATGACAAGATGGCGATCATCCTGGGGAGCAATACGCAATTGTCGCTGCAGGGCGTGAACATATTTTCTTTTCCGGGCGAAGGGTTTGTGGGTGGGGGTGATATGGACCACGTGGAGCTCTTGCGGTGCAACATTACTTTTCCCCCGGGTCAAAGAAGGCCCATTACAACGACGGCGGATGGGTTTCACATCGACCAGTCGCAGGGGTTTATCCGGCTGGAGGGGTGCGACTTTGGGTATATGGGGGACGACTGTGTGAATATCCACGACAACGTGCATTCGGGGGTGCAGCGCGTGGACGCGCATACGCTGATCGCGGTGAACCTGGTACCCTGGCGGTGTCCGTTTACGCCGGGGGACCGGGTCGAGATCCGGAATGCGGATTACTCGCCGACGGGTTTTACGGGGAAGCTGACGGCCGTGACGCCGGACTATAAAAAAAGCACCGTGACCCTTGTCTTTAGCGATCCGCTGCCGGCGCACATCGTGTCGGACGCGATCCTGTTCAACCACCGGTATGGGTCGAACAATGTCATCATCCGGAACTGTTACTTTCACGAAAACCGCGCCCGGGGCGTCCTTTGCAATACGGCGGACTGGCTGGTGGAGGGGAACCGTTTTTACCATAACCAGCACTCGGCCATGCTGCTGATTGCGGACGTGGGATCGAGCTGGAGCGAGGGCTTTGGTGCGAGGAACGTCATCATCCGCAACAACCGCTTCGACTCGTCGAATTGCATCGGCGCGGGCGACGGGGCGGCAGTATCGATCGGCGCGGATTGTAACGGGAGCCCGACCTATTATCCGTTCCTCAGCGGCATCCTTTTCGACAACAATATTTTCCAGGAAATGACGGGGCCGGCGGTCGAGGCAGCGGCGTTTACCAACCTTGTCTTCCGTGGGAACCAGGTCATCAACAAAGAAAAGGCGCCCACCATCGAAAAGATGAGGGGCGCCATCAAAGTGGAACACGGTAACGGGGTATGGATCAACAACAATGTGTGGACAACCCAGCGAGGGATCGAAGCGCCGGGGCTTTATGTGGACCCGGGGACCACGCAGCTGATTGTCAGCGGGGGGAACCGGCTGCAATAG
- a CDS encoding DoxX family protein — translation MKPLFILVLTFLLSLTFRSVTTAGNIAMCVMLCFTALGHFKFTKGMTLMVPGFIPFKKEMVYATGVAEVLLGFGLLVPSLRLSLGLVLIALFVLMLPANIRAAVHHINYETGTTDGKGVGYLWFRVPLQAFFIVWVVYFCLMSTPTEKLAFKTAAKAHAESVLRERMAAAQQAMDMAQESANSEEKSSAGDKYETGRAMGHLQKDMHARQLAESVKELAALHAVAGTMVVTEAMAFFIGAGLGRQTLEGWEVIFLSPQAPLAQVLQGKKIGDPIVFNKITTVIRDIF, via the coding sequence ATGAAGCCACTCTTCATATTAGTACTCACCTTCCTGCTGTCGCTCACGTTCCGCAGTGTGACGACGGCCGGCAACATCGCGATGTGCGTCATGCTCTGCTTCACCGCGCTGGGTCACTTCAAATTCACAAAAGGAATGACCCTGATGGTGCCCGGTTTTATCCCCTTCAAAAAGGAAATGGTCTACGCCACCGGCGTCGCCGAGGTCCTCCTCGGCTTCGGGTTGCTCGTCCCTTCTCTCCGGTTATCTTTGGGTCTCGTCCTGATCGCGCTTTTTGTGCTGATGCTACCCGCCAACATCCGCGCCGCGGTGCACCACATCAATTACGAGACCGGGACCACCGACGGGAAGGGCGTCGGGTATTTGTGGTTCCGCGTACCGTTGCAGGCGTTCTTTATCGTGTGGGTGGTGTACTTTTGCCTCATGTCCACCCCCACGGAAAAACTCGCCTTCAAAACCGCCGCCAAGGCGCATGCCGAAAGTGTATTGCGCGAGCGCATGGCCGCGGCCCAGCAGGCCATGGATATGGCCCAGGAGTCGGCCAATAGTGAGGAAAAAAGCTCCGCGGGAGACAAATATGAAACCGGGCGGGCGATGGGGCATCTGCAAAAGGATATGCATGCCCGTCAGCTCGCGGAGTCGGTGAAGGAGCTGGCGGCGTTGCACGCGGTCGCCGGGACGATGGTGGTAACGGAGGCAATGGCCTTTTTTATCGGGGCCGGGCTGGGCAGGCAAACGTTGGAAGGCTGGGAGGTTATTTTCCTTTCCCCCCAGGCACCCCTCGCCCAGGTGTTGCAGGGCAAAAAGATAGGAGACCCTATCGTTTTTAATAAAATAACGACGGTAATCCGGGATATTTTTTGA
- a CDS encoding Crp/Fnr family transcriptional regulator encodes MDAPTAIREAFARILPLPDDEWQAFVPLLDVRHHRKGDFLIREGQVAGHIYFLYNGATRNYFLKDGKEYTVDFHFKGDFVAAYLSFITREPSPVFIECLEDTETVAIAYDPLQEFYRHSHQGERIGRLMAEHQYVRRLRREMDILALTAEERYKQLLDKHPGLISALSVKHLSSYLGIQPESLSRIRKTRN; translated from the coding sequence ATGGACGCCCCCACCGCCATACGCGAAGCCTTCGCCCGCATCCTCCCCCTCCCCGACGACGAGTGGCAGGCGTTCGTTCCACTGCTCGACGTCCGGCACCATCGCAAGGGCGACTTCCTCATCCGCGAGGGACAGGTCGCGGGCCACATCTATTTTTTATACAATGGCGCTACCCGGAACTATTTCTTAAAGGATGGAAAAGAATACACGGTGGATTTTCATTTCAAGGGCGACTTCGTTGCCGCCTACCTGTCGTTTATTACAAGGGAACCCAGCCCGGTCTTTATCGAGTGCCTGGAAGACACCGAAACCGTCGCCATCGCTTATGACCCCCTGCAGGAATTTTATCGCCACTCCCACCAGGGCGAACGGATCGGGCGACTCATGGCCGAACACCAATATGTGCGGCGCCTGAGACGCGAAATGGACATCCTCGCCCTCACGGCCGAGGAACGCTACAAACAGCTCCTCGACAAACACCCAGGTCTCATCAGCGCACTCTCCGTCAAGCACTTATCCTCCTATCTCGGTATCCAGCCCGAAAGCCTCAGCCGTATCCGCAAGACCCGAAACTAA
- a CDS encoding helix-turn-helix transcriptional regulator, which produces MLSRFPPAPAEATDASFLTGKKETFAKLKIESKMGQRTVLMTEHTLIFVLKGTKLLHFPEETVKATPGSVVLLRKGIYVMAEYVEDGLDFEALMLFLPGRLLQSMAVHGEKGASHEQFLVFPSPPAINGFKEGFRRYFEDRPSEVESLLPLKQQEILLLLLSGSERDKVRRFIRSAVGSEPSDIDFIVRSYLFQPVTIADLAGLANCSLAKFKRDFQQRHQCSPHAWITTQRLSHASMLLQHTNQQVGAVALECGFESTSHFIRLFKKEYGYTPAAGRIKATIV; this is translated from the coding sequence ATGTTATCACGCTTTCCACCCGCGCCCGCGGAGGCTACGGATGCGTCTTTTCTTACAGGAAAGAAGGAAACCTTTGCCAAACTAAAGATCGAATCGAAGATGGGGCAGCGCACGGTGCTGATGACGGAGCATACGTTGATTTTTGTGCTGAAGGGGACGAAGCTGCTTCACTTCCCGGAGGAAACGGTCAAGGCGACGCCAGGGTCGGTCGTCTTGCTGCGGAAGGGTATCTATGTCATGGCGGAGTATGTGGAGGACGGCCTGGACTTTGAGGCACTGATGTTGTTCTTGCCCGGGAGGCTGTTGCAGTCGATGGCGGTGCATGGGGAGAAAGGAGCCAGCCACGAGCAATTTCTTGTTTTCCCTTCACCACCAGCCATCAATGGTTTTAAAGAAGGCTTCCGGCGATACTTTGAAGACCGGCCTTCCGAGGTAGAAAGTTTGCTGCCGCTGAAACAGCAGGAAATACTTTTGTTGTTGCTTTCCGGGAGCGAGCGGGACAAGGTGAGGCGGTTTATACGTTCAGCGGTGGGATCGGAACCGTCGGACATCGACTTTATCGTCCGCAGCTATTTGTTCCAGCCGGTCACCATAGCGGATCTTGCCGGGCTGGCGAACTGTAGCCTGGCGAAATTCAAACGGGATTTTCAACAACGCCATCAATGTTCGCCCCACGCCTGGATCACGACCCAGCGGCTGTCGCACGCTTCCATGCTGTTGCAGCATACGAATCAACAAGTGGGAGCGGTGGCGCTGGAATGCGGTTTCGAAAGCACCTCTCACTTTATCCGGTTGTTTAAAAAG